ACAGGCAATCAGCGCGATTTAAAGTCGAGTTTGCCCGCTCGAAATCGATCTGTTTATGGTGGCTGCATTACAGGTCAGGTTGGGGGCTCCAACGCAGTGAGCTACAAGAATATATTTGGTTTTAAACCAAGCGAAAGAGGTATATATACTGCGCAAATTTGCTCTCGCATAATGCAGAATTATTTGGTGAGTATATCAAATGCATCAAATAACTATATTGCAAATGAACCTACTTCACATTGGAGCGAAAGCGCGGAAGCGATAGCTTCAATTATACAGGCTCTTTTACCTTCAATTCTATTGCTCATCGATCCTTGTTTCCAGAAACATCAAAGACTGCAGCAATATGTAAAAACTTTGGCAAATCAATTAAGTGGGAACGAGAAGTATAAAGAATCTCTTAGTCTTTGTAATGTTGATTTTTTGTCTAAACTTGTTCCGTTGTACAATGTGGGTATAGCCTGCATATCAAATGACATTATCAATAAAACGCAGCCGCTTACACCCAACGAGTCGAGTCTATTGAAGACCTATCCGCTACTCGGGCTAGATCTTTTTGAGGAGGTTGAAAGTTGTCTTGGTTTCAACTTAGGTTTTTTTAGGTTAGCAAAGGAAATTATTAGTTCTCATCGGGAGTTATGGGATGGCTCTGGTTATCCGTTTGGCTTAAGTGGGGAATTTATACCGATCACAGCTCGAATTTTGGCAGTTGCAGAAGCATAT
This DNA window, taken from Rhodoferax potami, encodes the following:
- a CDS encoding HD-GYP domain-containing protein — its product is MSDPFFASGASSINSTSQIHAKKDDYPNTGNQRDLKSSLPARNRSVYGGCITGQVGGSNAVSYKNIFGFKPSERGIYTAQICSRIMQNYLVSISNASNNYIANEPTSHWSESAEAIASIIQALLPSILLLIDPCFQKHQRLQQYVKTLANQLSGNEKYKESLSLCNVDFLSKLVPLYNVGIACISNDIINKTQPLTPNESSLLKTYPLLGLDLFEEVESCLGFNLGFFRLAKEIISSHRELWDGSGYPFGLSGEFIPITARILAVAEAYDIATFSCLRGQSLTHDSALDVLIERSGSMYDPEVIHAFIEVEDEIRYFSENPNSCSQGASKSFLSNEIIFKPELLLKDVKIKLDSLHVESLPYILAILSESSSAFSPISDVVLPLLADDVPITFGPTHRALVELYDLRHSSNYIETEEHLDKLDIFKACHNSRAANVALRFLSDLPAFMPTSALNQRLR